In Deltaproteobacteria bacterium, the genomic stretch TTAGAGCGGGTTTGTGCGCTGGTCGATTCGTTCATCGCCTACTCTAAACACCCAGCGACGCGCAAGGGATGCCTGCTCGGTAACTTTTCCCAGGAATTGTCCTCGACCCACCCGGAGCTGCGCCGCCAATGCGAGCAGCGGTTCGCGGAAGCCAGCGCCATCATGAAGCGGGAGCTTGATGCCGCGCGCGTTATGCATCTGCCGCGCGCTCGGCTGGATACCCTTGGGTTGGCCGAGCATTTTATTGCGGTCCTGCAGGGCTCGTTGATCTTGGCTAAAGCGAAGCAGGATGTTCACGTTATCGAGAAAAATCTGCTTCATTTTAAAGGCTATTTGCGCGCCGTGT encodes the following:
- a CDS encoding TetR/AcrR family transcriptional regulator, coding for MRPKLINPPTREKLLEQAQELMLEKGFVATTVDEICQASGVTKGTFFHYFKSKEDLAKAALDRFFYRQLEMVGRGAHRSADPLERVCALVDSFIAYSKHPATRKGCLLGNFSQELSSTHPELRRQCEQRFAEASAIMKRELDAARVMHLPRARLDTLGLAEHFIAVLQGSLILAKAKQDVHVIEKNLLHFKGYLRAVFGR